CTGCGCGCCGAGGTCAGCGGCATCGCCCACGAGAGCTTCGACGGCGCCCTGGTGGTCAAGACGATGGGCCGGGAGGCGCAGGAGACCGGGCGTTTCGCGTCCCGGGCCGGCGAGCTGCGCGACGCGCTGATCGCCGTCGGCCGGCTCCGCGGCGTCTTCGACCCGATGCTGGAGACCCTGCCCAGCCTCGGCACCCTCGCCGTGCTGGTGGTCGGCGCGGTCCGGCTCCGGCAGGGCGCGATCAGCGTCGCCGAGCTGGTCAGCGTCGCCTTCCTCTTCACCGTGCTGGCCTTCCCGGTCCGGGCCATCGGCTGGGTGCTGGCCGAGCTGCCGCGCAGCGTCGCCGGCTGGGACCGGGTGCGCCGGGTGCTCGACGCCACCGGCGAGATGCGGTACGGCGGCACCGTCCTCGACCCGGCCGATCCGACGCCGGCCACGCTCGCCTTCCACGACGTGCACTTCGGCTACGAGCCGGCCGAGGCGCACCTGCCCGGCGCCGAGGTGCTCGGCGAGGTGAGCTTCGCCGTGCCGGCCGGGAAGACCGTCGCCCTGGTCGGGCCGACCGGCGCCGGCAAGTCGACCATCGCGTCCCTCGCGGTCCGGCTGGTCGACCCGCGCGCCGGCGCGGTCACCCTGGACGGCGTCGACGTCCGTGACCTCACCGCCGCCTCGCTCGCCTCGACGGTCGCCCTGGTCGCCCAGGTGCCGTTCGTCTTCGACGACACGGTCCGGGCCAACATCGCCCTCGACCGGCCCGGCATCGGCGACGACGAGGTGTGGGCCGCCCTGCGGCTGGCCGAGGCCGACGGGTTCGTCGCCGCCCTGCCCGACGGGCTGGACACCATGGTCGGCGAGCGCGGCACCTCACTCTCCGGCGGCCAGCGGCAGCGGCTCACCCTGGCCCGCGCGCTCGCCGGCCGGCCCCGGCTGCTGGTGCTCGACGACGCCACCAGCGCGGTCGACCCGCGGGTCGAGGCGGCCATCCTGGCCGGCCTGCGCGCCCCGACCGGCGGCTCGGGCGCCGCCGCGTCGATCCTGGTGGTCGCCTACCGGCGGGCCACCATCGCCCTCGCCGACGAGGTGATCTACCTGGAGCAGGGGCGGGTCCTGGCCCGGGGCACCCACACCGAGCTGCTGGCCACCGTCCCCGGCTACGCCGACCTGGTCACCGCGTACGAGCAGGCGGAGCACGACCGCGAGCAGACCCGGACGTACGACGAGGTCACGCCGTTGACCTCCGGCCTGGAAGTCGAGGTTGACCGGTGAGCACCACTGTTGAGGCCGAACGGCCGACGGAGAGCACCGAGTCGACCTGGCGGACGCTGCGGCGCGGGCTGGCGCTCTCCCCGGAGCTGAAGACCGGGCTGGCCGGCACCGTGGCGCTGGCGCTGATCTACATGATCGGGCGGGTGGCCGTCCCGGTCGCCGTCCAGCGCGGCATCGACCACGGCATCGTCGGCGGCCTGGACCTCGGCGTGGTGTGGCGGGTGGTCGCGGTCACCGCGGCGGTGCTGGTGGTCACCACCACCTGCGGCTACCTCATGATGCGGCGGCTCTTCACGGTCAGCGAGACCGCCCTGGCCGGGGTGCGGACCCGGGCGTTCCGGCACGTGCACGACCTGTCCATGCTGCACCAGCAGTCGGAGCGGCGGGGCTCGCTGGTGTCCCGGGTGACCAGCGACGTCGACCAGATCACCACGTTCCTGCAGTGGGGCGGCGTGATCCTGATCGTCAACCTCGGTCAGCTGGTGGTCACCACGATCGTCATGCTGGCGTACTCCTGGCAGCTCACCCTGGTGGTGCTGGCCGCGTTCGCGCCGGCGGTGCTGGTGATCCGGCTGCTCCAGCGTCGCCTCGCCGGGGCGTACGGCCTGGTCCGCCAGCGGACGGGCACGCTGCTGGGCGCCATCGCGGAGAGCGTGGTGGGCGCGCCGGTGATCCGGGCGTACGGCATCGCGGGGCGGACGGCCCGGCGGCTGGACGCGGCGATCGACGGGCAGCGGCAGGCCCAGCAGCGGGCCATTCGGATCAGCATCGTGGGCAGCTCGGTGGGGGAGCTGGCGGCCGGCCTGGCGCTGGCCGGCGTGGTCGTCGTCGGGGTCACCCTGGGCGTCGACCGCACCCTGTCGATCGGTCAGCTGACCGCGTTCCTGTTCCTGGTGACGCTCTTCATCCAGCCCGTGCAGATCGCCACCGAGGTGCTCAACGAGGCGCAGAACGCGATCGCCGGCTGGCGCCGGGTGCTGGACGTGCTGGACGTCGCCCCGGACGTGGCCGACCCTGGCGCGCAGGGGCGGGAGCTGCCGCCCGGCCCGCTGGACATCCGCTTCGCCGGGGTGACCTTCGCCTACCCGGGCGGCCCGCCGGTGCTGCACGACGTCCGGCTGGAGATCCCGGCGAAGAGCCGGGTGGCGGTCGTCGGCGAGACCGGCAGCGGCAAGACCACCTTCGCCAAGCTGCTCACTCGGCTGATGGACCCGACCGCCGGCGAGGTGCTGCTCTCCGGGGTGCCGCTGCGGCAGGTCCGGTTCGACTCGCTGCGTTCCCGGGTGGTGATGGTGCCGCAGGACGGCTTCCTCTTCGACGCCACCGTCGGGGAGAACGTCCGCTTCGCCCGGCCCGAGCTGACCGACGAGCAGCTCACCGTCGCCTTCACCGAGCTCGGCCTGGCCGACTGGCTGGACGGGCTGCCGGCGGGACTGGACACCCCGGTCGGCGAGCGCGGCGAGGCGCTGAGCGTGGGGGAACGGCAGCTCGTCGCGCTCGCCCGGGCGTACGTCGCCGACCCCGACATGCTGGTGCTGGACGAGGCGACCAGCGCGGTCGACCCGGCCACCGAGGTACGCCTCCAGCGCACCCTGGACGCGGTCACCCGGGGCCGGACCACCCTCGCCATCGCCCACCGGCTCTCCACCGCGCAGGCCGCCGACGAGGTGATCGTGGTGGACCGGGGCCGCATCGTGCAGCGCGGCCCGCACGACGAGCTGGTCAGGGATCCCGAGTCGGTCTACGGGCTGCTCTACGCCTCCTGGCTGGAGCAGACCCGCTGACCGCAGCGGTCAGCGGGAGTAGAACTCCACCACCAGCTGCTCGTCGCACACGACCGGCAACGCGATGTAGTGAACGTGCGCATGCTCGGGGAATTCAAAGTTCGC
The window above is part of the Micromonospora inositola genome. Proteins encoded here:
- a CDS encoding ABC transporter ATP-binding protein → MASGTSRDVLGRGLRVLGRAIREQPRIFAVAVTGSVLFGLMVIASAFVVGRVVGDVVVPAIARGSVGAGVLALAAASLFGISVLRVVGIFGRRLGAGYMQYRLQAAYRRRVTRRYLDLPLSWHHRNATGTLLSNANSDVEAAWYPIAPLPFAVGTVVMLVGAVVSLFLTDWALALVGLAVFPALFALNVVYSRRMAPRQARAQRLRAEVSGIAHESFDGALVVKTMGREAQETGRFASRAGELRDALIAVGRLRGVFDPMLETLPSLGTLAVLVVGAVRLRQGAISVAELVSVAFLFTVLAFPVRAIGWVLAELPRSVAGWDRVRRVLDATGEMRYGGTVLDPADPTPATLAFHDVHFGYEPAEAHLPGAEVLGEVSFAVPAGKTVALVGPTGAGKSTIASLAVRLVDPRAGAVTLDGVDVRDLTAASLASTVALVAQVPFVFDDTVRANIALDRPGIGDDEVWAALRLAEADGFVAALPDGLDTMVGERGTSLSGGQRQRLTLARALAGRPRLLVLDDATSAVDPRVEAAILAGLRAPTGGSGAAASILVVAYRRATIALADEVIYLEQGRVLARGTHTELLATVPGYADLVTAYEQAEHDREQTRTYDEVTPLTSGLEVEVDR
- a CDS encoding ABC transporter ATP-binding protein — its product is MSTTVEAERPTESTESTWRTLRRGLALSPELKTGLAGTVALALIYMIGRVAVPVAVQRGIDHGIVGGLDLGVVWRVVAVTAAVLVVTTTCGYLMMRRLFTVSETALAGVRTRAFRHVHDLSMLHQQSERRGSLVSRVTSDVDQITTFLQWGGVILIVNLGQLVVTTIVMLAYSWQLTLVVLAAFAPAVLVIRLLQRRLAGAYGLVRQRTGTLLGAIAESVVGAPVIRAYGIAGRTARRLDAAIDGQRQAQQRAIRISIVGSSVGELAAGLALAGVVVVGVTLGVDRTLSIGQLTAFLFLVTLFIQPVQIATEVLNEAQNAIAGWRRVLDVLDVAPDVADPGAQGRELPPGPLDIRFAGVTFAYPGGPPVLHDVRLEIPAKSRVAVVGETGSGKTTFAKLLTRLMDPTAGEVLLSGVPLRQVRFDSLRSRVVMVPQDGFLFDATVGENVRFARPELTDEQLTVAFTELGLADWLDGLPAGLDTPVGERGEALSVGERQLVALARAYVADPDMLVLDEATSAVDPATEVRLQRTLDAVTRGRTTLAIAHRLSTAQAADEVIVVDRGRIVQRGPHDELVRDPESVYGLLYASWLEQTR